A DNA window from Calliphora vicina chromosome 1, idCalVici1.1, whole genome shotgun sequence contains the following coding sequences:
- the LOC135948699 gene encoding uncharacterized protein LOC135948699, giving the protein MADSRERIRGPSRDGREFLTSPRQVLRRLMLLSEGRQYREAAGVVGRLGPSVLRSVIAELPIDLLLEHLPHSAYLLESFFSRLIAVNPSPKPDVPTEAVLWQLVRLFSNPHDPGLKQRCSKLLQSLVQYEPNLRQTIRETRKSFSDAVQGLGVHGLTTDSSGQLISLHIALKTELQRHVDTYKVALHKLEELSMITINQDPAHSSHQRLLGISYGDIQQRLIDNKTLLTVLDKPALKQLTSLIENLSQRVENDKEVLKAVGQVKRVDMQANVDKRPAAGLLMNFTRGCEIILQMMGVEGITGTPTNVSSMGSPNGSSCSDGYHSDDSANEEISGMVSQYRLLYLENRTDTLEALDSMPQLKHVHNLKAKILFSIIVLSFRLCHGMRERKVMEVRRTLNCPLDSTNEVTLALDRSIRQHLHETIDSFPLGEIERSVFNQVLSTLHEYPCLESCPPLIHFVSACARLAWKMVNQKVPYYLDNDFNLGFLRPEKHERHALADRRSDLIRTFLWPALMQNNHCVFKAIVTT; this is encoded by the exons ATGGCTGACAGCCGTGAAAGAATACGAGGACCTTCCCGTGATGGTCGTGAATTTCTCACCAGTCCTCGTCAGGTTCTAAGGCGTTTAATGTTGCTGTCCGAGGGCCGTCAATATCGTGAAGCTGCTGGTGTTGTCGGTCGTTTGGGTCCCTCCGTTTTGAGATCTGTTATTGCAGAACTGCCCATAGATTTGTTGTTGGAACATTTGCCACACAGTGCTTATCTGTTGGAATCGTTTTTCTCGAG ATTAATTGCCGTAAATCCCTCACCCAAACCCGATGTTCCCACTGAAGCAGTACTCTGGCAACTGGTTAGATTATTCTCAAATCCCCATGATCCGGGCCTGAAACAACGATGTTCAAAACTCTTACAATCTCTCGTACAATATGAACCGAATTTAAGACAAACCATTCGTGAGACCCGCAAATCCTTCAGCGATGCCGTACAGGGTTTAGGAGTTCATGGCTTAACAACAGATTCCTCTGGTCAATTGATATCGCTGCATATAGCTTTAAAAACCGAACTACAAAGACATGTCGACACATACAAAGTGGCCCTGCACAAACTAGAGGAACTAAGTATGATCACCATAAATCAAGATCCTGCCCATTCGTCACATCAACGATTGCTGGGCATTAGTTATGGCGACATACAACAGAGACTTATCGATAATAAGACTCTATTGACGGTACTCGATAAGCCAGCCTTGAAACAATTAACTAGTCTCATAGAAAATCTCTCACAAAGAGTGGAAAACGACAAAGAGGTCTTGAAGGCGGTGGGTCAAGTGAAAAGGGTGGACATGCAGGCAAATGTGGACAAAAGGCCGGCTGCTGGTTTGCTTATGAATTTCACACGTGGCTGTGagattattttacaaatgatGGGTGTCGAAGGTATAACGGGCACACCAACAAATGTCAGCAGTATGGGGTCACCCAATGGCAGCAGTTGTTCGGATGGTTATCATTCGGATGATTCAGCTAATGAAGAAATAAG CGGCATGGTTTCACAGTATCGTTTATTGTATTTAGAAAATAGGACAGATACTTTGGAGGCATTGGACAGTATGCCACAACTGAAACACGTTCATAATTTGAAAGCGAAAATCTTATTCTCAATTATAGTG CTTTCATTCCGTTTGTGTCATGGTATGCGAGAACGTAAAGTTATGGAAGTAAGACGCACCTTAAATTGTCCATTGGACAGTACAAATGAAGTAACATTGGCTTTGGATCGCTCCATACGTCAACATTTACATGAGACCATCGATTCGTTTCCGTTGGGTGAAATTGAAAGATCGGTGTTTAATCAG gtACTTTCAACTTTGCATGAATACCCTTGTTTGGAATCTTGCCCTCCCCTTATACATTTTGTTAGTGCTTGTGCACGTTTAGCCTGGAAAATGGTTAATCAAAAGGTTCCCTATTATTTGGATAATGATTTTAATTTGG GTTTTCTACGCCCTGAAAAACACGAACGTCATGCCTTGGCAGATCGGCGCTCGGATCTAATACGAACCTTTCTATGGCCCGCTCTAATGCAGAATAACCATTGTGTTTTTAAGGCTATAGTGACCACTTAA